One part of the Gaiellales bacterium genome encodes these proteins:
- a CDS encoding DUF1360 domain-containing protein encodes MSGYSDKPIPLKTYAALAAAFNVALATGIAATKDDLPKRFSAADIVLLGVATHKYSRLVAKDRVTAFIRAPFVRYQGEAGPSEVEETARGEGAQRAIGELIACPFCIGMWVASGLGLGFVAAPRVTRFVAGVGTALALADFLHLAHAAASPE; translated from the coding sequence ATGTCGGGGTATTCAGACAAGCCGATCCCGCTGAAGACATATGCCGCGCTCGCAGCGGCGTTCAACGTCGCGCTCGCGACCGGCATCGCCGCGACGAAGGACGATCTGCCGAAGCGGTTCTCGGCGGCCGACATCGTCCTGCTCGGCGTTGCGACGCACAAGTACAGCCGCCTGGTCGCGAAGGACCGCGTGACAGCGTTCATCCGGGCGCCGTTCGTCCGCTACCAGGGCGAGGCCGGGCCGAGCGAGGTCGAGGAGACCGCCCGCGGCGAGGGCGCACAGCGGGCGATCGGCGAGCTGATCGCGTGCCCGTTCTGCATCGGCATGTGGGTGGCGTCCGGGCTCGGCCTCGGGTTCGTGGCCGCGCCGCGCGTCACCCGGTTCGTCGCCGGCGTGGGCACCGCCCTCGCGCTCGCCGACTTCCTGCACCTCGCGCACGCGGCTGCGTCGCCGG